The Parasteatoda tepidariorum isolate YZ-2023 chromosome X2, CAS_Ptep_4.0, whole genome shotgun sequence genome includes a region encoding these proteins:
- the LOC107436078 gene encoding uncharacterized protein, with product MSSTFCAQEIEENKINESKEALSRQKSLEAYENAVKGELSKQPANPIFSANDGSAVFLPKNAFSYTKNCNITNKPKPLLFPKPRNRQHVNINEKVNLAGNVQHSGVKIDSKPINIDTPTQISNDSPTINNPNDSSKNKIHSLEDYIKLEVTETGPPPLPSRPPPVFKYPPGTFCKEQDLNEATKEHQIRSSQNKFCQSDQLDVNGGKIAENQGNKPLPELGVEAKHCTMKSFSEETNSLGIQKKLISALVETEETMKPTPTAEPEANTRKSIPNVVFKKRPINIPLASHENKPPQPLPRPELYNKKEKTSVPLDINKSEKLSPAVNMELQTDFIPKPKAQVMSVPCKTNSLFHQRLEQILIEQRIREQECLNPVNSLKQLLDGRLADEVDVSQSTIHENISSARKMSIENKSETDESFIPKTEKSFKSKVENIRIDPSSAELRDELDKMDLNQDIVADFSAFHSLNRPTLPQKIKSTQRSLSYTSLVQTVKDISTTIWNPSDKSKRNSTGMATKVTDPVVIRKNEAENFASDGKFLXNQKS from the exons ATGTCATCGACG ttttgtgcacaagaaattgaagaaaataaaatcaatgaaagcaAAGAAG ctctttcaCGTCAAAAATCACTTGAAGCATATGAAAATGCAGTGAAAGGAGAACTAAGTAAGCAACCTGCAAATCCTATTTTTAGCGCCAATGATGGTTCAGCGGTTTTCCTaccaaaaaatgctttttcttataCTAAAAACTGTAACATTACAAACAAACCAAAGCCACTATTATTTCCAAAACCAAGAAATAGACAACAcgtaaatattaatgaaaaagtcAACCTAGCTGGAAATGTTCAGCATTCAGGAGTAAAGATTGATTCTAAACCAATAAACATTGACACACCCACccaaatttcaaatgattctCCGACAATTAACAATCCTAATGATTCCtccaaaaacaaaattcatagcTTAGAAGACTATATTAAGTTGGAAGTGACTGAAACTGGTCCCCCTCCGTTGCCATCCCGTCCTCCTCCTGTATTTAAGTATCCACCAGGAACATTTTGCAAAGAACAGGATTTGAATGAAGCAACGAAAGAACATCAAATCAGATCCTCACAGAACAAGTTTTGCCAATCTGATCAATTAGATGTAAATGGTGGTAAAATTGCTGAGAATCAAGGAAATAAACCTTTGCCTGAATTAGGTGTAGAGGCAAAACATTGTACCATGAAAAGTTTTTCGGAAGAAACTAACTCATTgggaattcaaaaaaaattaattagtgctttAGTTGAAACAGAAGAAACTATGAAACCTACACCAACTGCTGAACCAGAAGCTAATACTAGAAAAAGTATTCCTAATGTCGTCTTTAAGAAAAGACCAATAAATATCCCATTAGCGTCACACGAAAATAAACCCCCACAACCATTACCACGACCAGAATtatacaacaaaaaagaaaagacatcAGTTCCGTTAGACATTAACAAGTCAGAAAAATTATCACCTGCAGTAAATATGGAATTGCAGACAGACTTTATTCCTAAACCAAAGGCACAAGTTATGAGCGTTCCTTGTAAAACTAACAGTTTATTTCATCAACGCCTTGAACAAATATTGATTGAACAAAGAATACGTGAACAAGAATGTCTTAATCCTGTTAATAGTTTAAAGCAACTGTTGGATGGAAGATTGGCTGATGAAGTGGATGTGAGTCAGTCAacaattcatgaaaatatttcatcggCAAGAAAGATGAGTATAGAGAATAAATCTGAAACTGATGAAAGTTTTATACCAAAGACTGAGAA ATCTTTCAAGtctaaagttgaaaatataagAATAGATCCTTCATCAGCTGAA CTAAGAGATGAATTAGACAAGATGGATTTAAATCAAGACATCGTTGCAG ATTTTAGTGCTTTTCATTCTTTGAATCGACCAACATTGCctcaaaaaataaagtcaacTCAAAGATCATTGTCTTATACAAGTTTAGTGCAAACAGTGAAAGATATCAGTACAACAATTTGGAATCCTTcagataaaagtaaaagaaactcaACAGGAATGGCCACAAAAGTAACGGATCCGGTGGTGATCAGAAAAAATGAAGCAGAAAATTTTGCATCag atggTAAATTCTTGGANAACCAAAAAAGttag